A segment of the Manihot esculenta cultivar AM560-2 chromosome 13, M.esculenta_v8, whole genome shotgun sequence genome:
TAAAGAGAGAGAAGCAAATATGAAATAAGATATGAAGAAAAACTAGCATACTCCTTATACATGAACATAATCCATGATTATGTTGcaaatttttaaagaatattgaTAACTAGAACATTGCACCTTTGTTTAACCAGGATCTGGACCCATGATAAAACAtacaaaactttttttttttttgtttttttgcgaTTTACCTGCATCAATGTTGCTATTCTGGGATTCGCATTTGATGCTAGAGCAGCACTAGATTCATGTGGTCCATTCCCCTTGAGTCCAATTGCTCCTTGCCTATGAAAATTAATGAACATGTTAAAACAGTACGTGCCCATTTTCCCATAGAAAGTAAATCTCCCTATGAAGCAACTAGAATTGTGTAGCACTCAATGAGGAACTTCATTACCACTCAAAAAAGAACCAACTAAAGCATATAATCAAATGCAAAATGTTTTATTGCAGACTAAGAAAACCAgcgaaataaaacaaaaatagtATTTCATGGAACATATGAATTCCAGTTCTTCGATATTTCTCCACTCCCGGTTTTGATTGTACTATTGTGCAAAATACAGCAGCAAATTCACTCCCCATTTTCCGTGTCTTATCATGCCACAAGACAGAACATAATTCATTCTAGTTAAGAAATGAAAACCAACCAAAAAGATTTACCTTCTAGCTTCATCCCGCAATTTAGCATCAATTTCTTTGCTGGGAGGATATTTGGGCAAACTTGAAGGATCGCAAGCAAATGGTTTTGATCTGAAGAACTGttttagagagagagaaaggtCAATAAACAAAATCCCACAGAATGAGGAAATGTACAAGTAGTTATTCATTCAAACATCAGAAAGCAAGTTAGAAATTAATACTTACGAGAATGATTAAAAACTAAACAATAGagatcatcttttttttttgtccctAAAGGATTACATAGGGAAGAGCAGCTCAGAGATTAAATTGACAACTAAAGGTGAGCAAGTTAAGTGTCAGTGATGTGGCTTTGTTCAAAAGACACAGTCTCAATCTCTAAAAGAAGAAAAGCTATTGGGAAGGGCCAAAAGAAAGTGAAGTCTCAAGAGAAATTcattaaaatctaaatattaaGTTGCGCATACCTTGTCCCTAAGAGCAAAAGCTGCAGTTCCACGGTTGGCTGGATCCATGGAAAGCAAGGTCTCCATGAGTCCAAGTGCAGGAGTGGGTAAGTCTTTAAATGTTTCTGCAACACATCGTCTGTATGGTCGTTGAGGCTTGATTACAGATGAATGAGGTAACTTCAAATTTCTCCAATAATCCTCAGAGGGTGAACCACAGAGCTTAAAAATCTTATGCAGTTGCTCCACCTACGTGCCAAGACAATTTAAATTATGGTTAACATACTGGATTTTGCCCAAAATTTATAGCATTTCATGATATAGAACATAATAAATAAGCACACAGGCCAAGCatgtaatttataatttcttGGAACAAAACCATCGTTAACATTTAAACAAGGCCTGGAACCAGCATAGGGGCATATCAGGCTCCCATGTGAACTGTGAACAGAAGTAGGTtcattgtgaaaaaaaaaaaatttctggtAACTGCATTTTGAAAATTCATAGACTCATTATTGGATATCTCTTATGATAACAAATGAAAAAAGTTTAAGCAATGAACAAACCCATCTTACATTTACATAACTCTAGATTTTTTATAGAAACCACTATCCACACTTCTATTTATTCTGTTTGTTTTCTTACGTGTTGAAGGCAGCAATATTATTTGCAATTATTAGAATTTTCCCTGGAATTCACTGCATAATAACAATTACATCCTACTGGTTGTAAACAAcatcaataaaaaagaaaacagaaTCATAAACAAGATACCTCAGTTCTTCCAGGCAAAATAGGTTTGCCATCGTACAGTTCGCCAAGAATGCAACCAGTGCTCCATAAATCTATAGCAACTCCATAGCGAGTGGCTCCAAGTAAAAGTTCTGGAGCTCTATACCAAAGGGTCACCACACGGCTTGTCAACTGAGCACTACTTTTAGGATCAAAGAAACTTGCTAAACCAAAATCCGCAATTTTCAAGATTCCTTTGTCATCAATAAGAAGATTTGAACCCTTAATATCACGATGCAGAACGCCGTGACTATGGCAATGATCAAGTCCACTTAATAGTTGCTGCATGTAGCATTTGATCTAACAGAAAAAAGAGTACAGACATAAGTATTTAAGATACATATGCTTATCAACCAAATAAGGTTTGCATTCAGATATATATCTAATTCACATTCATACAGAAGCCAGAGAGAAATATAAAACATGACAAGAGTACCTGTGGTTCTGTGAACTTAATGCCAGGAAGCGATGCAAGTCCAGTAAGATCATGTTCTATGTACTCGAAGACCAGGTACAAACTGGAAGATGTCTGAGATGTTATCAAGCCTTCCAATTTAATTATATTGGGATGATCCAGCCTACGCAAAATATGAATTTCACGGGCCATGAATTTGACACTATCTGGATCACTATTATCAAACCGAACCTTTTTTATAGCTACAATTTTATCATTAGTGACATCACGGGCCTTGTAAACATTGCTGTAAGTTCCTTGGCCAATCTGCAAGAATAAGATGCCCGTCATACTGACATCAAAAACAAAAAGCAAGGAAATCAATACAAATATGTACAGGCATAAATGACAGAAGAAAGTTGCTCCCCATCCCCACCTCCAAAGTGTGGAATTTCACAAAATGTTAGCTCCAATGTggaataaattttaatactgAAAATTTACTGCCAATCTCTATGATAAAGAGGTCCAAAGGCGCCGGCATACATGGAATATAGATGCATCATATTATGAATTTCGGGCTTTTTGTAAATTTAGGGGTGGAAAACTTTTTATTTGTGAGTTTAGGGTTAGAATAAAAGTATTTGCGGATTTGGGGTTGGGGTGACAGGTGGCAGCCGAAAAGCTTGTTTGGCTCCCCAggccattattttatttttttatattttttaaatggtcTGGCGCCACTCACAATGGCACcaaactattatttttttaattttttttttaaaaaaaatggcctggcgccactcaaagtggcgccaggccttaatttcttttaaaaatttttttaattattaaaatattataattatattaattaatatattatttttatattatatttttattataataatattttataatatattttaatatatttttataataatattataattaaataatattgaattaatatattaataaaaataatattgaattaatatattaataaaaataatatattaatatatattataaaaataataatatattgaattaatatattaaataatattgaattaatatattaataataataatattgaattaatatattaataaaaataatatattaatatatattataaaaataacaatatattgaattaatatattaaataatattgaattaatatattaataataataatattgaattaatatattataattaaataatattgaattaatataataataaaataataatatattaatataatattgaattaatattgaattaataaaaataatatattaatataatattgaattaatattgaattaatataataataaaaataataataatatattataattaaataatattgaattaatatattaataaaaataatattgaattaatatattaataaaaataatattgaattaatatattaataaaaataatatattaatatatattataaaaataataatatatattaataatatattaataaaaataatattataattaaataatattgaattaatatattaataaaaattaataaaaatattgaattaatatattaattaatataatattataaaatattataaaaatatattaaaattaataaaatatattataaaatattattataataaaatataatataaaaataatatattaattaatataattataatattttaataattaaaaaaatttttaaaaaaaattaaggcctggcgccactcaaagtggcgccaggccattttttttaaaaaaaaattataaaaataatggtCTAGCGTCATTGTGAGTGGCGCCagaccatttaaaaaaaataaaataataaaataatggcctggcgccacttaaagtggtGCCAGGCTCTGACGCCTGTCAAACAGGCGCCAAACAAGCTTTTCGGCTGCCACCTGTCACCCTAACCCCAAATCTGCAAATACTTTTATCCTAACCTTAAATCCACAAATAAAAAGTTTTCCACCCCTAAATTTACAAAAAGCCCATGAATTTCATGCTTAAATATTATGCGGGTATTTGTGCGAGATTAACATTAGGCATATCATAAATAGCTCATTGCTGAGCATTGAGCATTCACAAAATCCTTTTTTGGAAGTGATGATGTAAGAGCATATGTTCCCGTCCTTTTACCTgttaaattctaaaatattcTAAACATGTGTAAGTGTTCAAATTATTACAGTTTTATTattgaaagagagagagagagagggagaggagcagaaAACAAACATTGCCACTGAatattcaaaatgaagtacttaaaaaattcatttgtcTGCTCCTAACTCAAGTTGGATAACTTTCAAATAGCCCAAAGAGGCCTACcgaagaaaaaacaaaagaaggaAGCAGACAACAACAAAATCCTAATTACATAATGACACCTATCTGAAAAAACGcaagaatttttatttattatcacaAACTATTAAAAGAATTTGAATAGCAGATCTATTTGATAAGCCAGAAAGATAGATATACAACAGTAATCACATATTGAAGTATACATAAATTAGGCATCAGTTAAAGAAGGGAACGTACTCTATCTAATTTCTCAAATGTATTCGCACGCCGGGGCACCCATCCCCTGATGGCTTCTCCTGCTGCTGAGGCAAGCCAAGATGGCCATCCTACAGCAATCTGCTCTGCTTCCAAACTCTTTGGCACCCTTCCCCAACCCGGATGACTACAAACTGAAACGTCACGCTTCTCtgtcttatttatttcaatctGAGGATGACTTATAACAGCAACTTCACAATTTTCTACATTCTTTCTCTCGATCTGATTCTCTATTTGTTTTTTCTCTATCTGATCATCATATAAAACATTCGAACCATTTGTTTTCTTATCCAATGACCCTTTACGCGATTGCCTCTCTTTTGGGCTGTTTGTTCTACTATCCTTAGAGGAAATGCAACCCATTTTGCTGCACTAAGAAAACAAAATCTCAAAAAGAATCCTATGTATCTGATCTTCCCTTCAAAATCAAAACTCAATAACAAAAGTTAAAACATAAGCTCAATAAGAATTCCTCCTGCCACCTCCACTGACATAAACCATAAACTTAACCAGTTTATAAACACCCAGAAGAGCAAATACTCCAAATTGAAGACCTTGAATGGAACTCTTTGAAAATTTGACTATAAGGACCACAAATTCAATGTCACCACCCAATACCCAAGTTTCAATTACGAATAAACTAAcagtaatcaaaattaaaaaacgaAAAGACCCATTACAAATTAATGGATGACAAATACCTTGAAACCTCTACGAATTGAAATTGAGAAATACAGAGATGATTACCAGGAAAGAGCGAATTTATTTTTTGGTgcagaatttttttatattattcaaaTTGATTCTCATAAATTACTGAGATAGGTAAGacaatataaatgaaaaagaaagcatatcacaatttcgactAGAAATAGTTAAGACAATATACATGAAAAAGGaagtatatcacaatttcgactagaaataagtaaaaaaatataaatgaaaaaggaagcatatcacaatttcgactAGGTACGacaatataaatgaaaaaggaagcatatcacaatttcgactAGATCAAGGgaaagatgatttttttttttggat
Coding sequences within it:
- the LOC122721587 gene encoding probable serine/threonine-protein kinase At1g54610 isoform X1; its protein translation is MGCISSKDSRTNSPKERQSRKGSLDKKTNGSNVLYDDQIEKKQIENQIERKNVENCEVAVISHPQIEINKTEKRDVSVCSHPGWGRVPKSLEAEQIAVGWPSWLASAAGEAIRGWVPRRANTFEKLDRIGQGTYSNVYKARDVTNDKIVAIKKVRFDNSDPDSVKFMAREIHILRRLDHPNIIKLEGLITSQTSSSLYLVFEYIEHDLTGLASLPGIKFTEPQIKCYMQQLLSGLDHCHSHGVLHRDIKGSNLLIDDKGILKIADFGLASFFDPKSSAQLTSRVVTLWYRAPELLLGATRYGVAIDLWSTGCILGELYDGKPILPGRTEVEQLHKIFKLCGSPSEDYWRNLKLPHSSVIKPQRPYRRCVAETFKDLPTPALGLMETLLSMDPANRGTAAFALRDKFFRSKPFACDPSSLPKYPPSKEIDAKLRDEARRQGAIGLKGNGPHESSAALASNANPRIATLMQERRHPNANSRGEVFNSHKGQTVSGFLVDPSKQTQAAKEGRRDFPENQHKKVSHSGPLVQGTGWTKAGKDGNNPSTVLSTRTKRQKLEGGRTFVSTEVSHQNNHWKPHLTEPKTPLLHTTLRARPPKVKSSLELEKEELEKIPKFKARPLNKKLSLNSEPHIANPVPRNTLPNPFHLHTEERGAKKDRKFVLDLILKRVEEERARIPKANPYPYTTDYRVVPPKPEPKPCTKPEPFQLESLVRHEEEMQREVEERQRLEKEEANMRIFKAQPVIKEDPIPLPEKVRKPVTQVDQFSLHTDNRAVDRAKFHHKLKVKEQLYKRYREESEAARMIEEEKALKQLRRTMVPHARPVPSFDHPFCPKKSSRETTKAKSPNLRVLRRKERQRMMINNAVSSPASCMR
- the LOC122721587 gene encoding probable serine/threonine-protein kinase At1g54610 isoform X2, whose protein sequence is MGCISSKDSRTNSPKERQSRKGSLDKKTNGSNVLYDDQIEKKQIENQIERKNVENCEVAVISHPQIEINKTEKRDVSVCSHPGWGRVPKSLEAEQIAVGWPSWLASAAGEAIRGWVPRRANTFEKLDRIGQGTYSNVYKARDVTNDKIVAIKKVRFDNSDPDSVKFMAREIHILRRLDHPNIIKLEGLITSQTSSSLYLVFEYIEHDLTGLASLPGIKFTEPQIKCYMQQLLSGLDHCHSHGVLHRDIKGSNLLIDDKGILKIADFGLASFFDPKSSAQLTSRVVTLWYRAPELLLGATRYGVAIDLWSTGCILGELYDGKPILPGRTEVEQLHKIFKLCGSPSEDYWRNLKLPHSSVIKPQRPYRRCVAETFKDLPTPALGLMETLLSMDPANRGTAAFALRDKFFRSKPFACDPSSLPKYPPSKEIDAKLRDEARRQGAIGLKGNGPHESSAALASNANPRIATLMQERRHPNANSRGEVFNSHKGQTVSGFLVDPSKQTQAAKEGRRDFPENQHKKVSHSGPLVQGTGWTKAGKDGNNPSTVLSTRTKRQKLEGGRTFVSTEVSHQNNHWKPHLTEPKTPLLHTTLRARPPKVKSSLELEKEELEKIPKFKARPLNKKLSLNSEPHIANPVPRNTLPNPFHLHTEERGAKKDRKFVLDLILKRVEEERARIPKANPYPYTTDYRVVPPKPEPKPCTKPEPFQLESLVRHEEEMQREVEERQRLEKEEANMRIFKAQPVIKEDPIPLPEKVRKPVTQVDQFSLHTDNRAVDRAKFHHKIEEEKALKQLRRTMVPHARPVPSFDHPFCPKKSSRETTKAKSPNLRVLRRKERQRMMINNAVSSPASCMR